TCGTCGCCGGCCGCCTGCCGGGCCCGGCGAGGGCTCAGGGGGAGAGCAAGAACTGGTACTTCTTCAGCCTCGTGAAGCCCAGGAGCGCCCAGGACAGCCGCAAGTGCCGGATCGTCGGAGGGGGCAAGGGCACATGGAAGCAAGAGCGAGGGAACGGCGTCGTCGGCGCCGAGGGCCGCGCCGTCGGGCGCCTGGAGAGGTTCACGTACACGCCCAACCCCAAGGAGGACAAGAAGCCGCCGGAGTGGCTCATGACGGAGTTCAGCGTCGACCAGCACGACGACGGCGGCCAGCCGAGGTCGGTTCTTTGCCTCTGCAAGATCTACCAGAGCCCGCGCTTCCTCAAGTCCTCCTCCAAGAACTCCGCGTCCGCGCGCAAGAGGAAGTCCGCCGCGGACGAATCACCCGCCGTCAAGCGGCAGCTCCTGTttccggcgccccctcccccacCAATTCCGTTGCTGCCCGTCCTGTTTCCCCCGCCCCCTCCTCCCGCACCAAATCTGTCGGCCGAAGACGACGTCTGGGCGCACATTGGTGCGGACCCGGAATTGAACTTTAGCTTGGAAGAGTTCACCGCTCCCTGGCCCTGCTCAATGACGGCAGCGGCGCCGTCTCTGCTAGGATCCGGCCATGGAAGTCAGTGCGCTTAACAGAGTTCCTACATACAGCGGCCATCTCTGAAGATGTTCCTCTCCTCTACTTGTTCAGTTACCCAGGGGCTGATAGTGACTCCTCTCAACGGCTGAGATCTCACCAACCGCTTTGATTAAGTCGCTCTAGTTAAACTAGTCATTACCTTTACTGCTATTATGGTTATTGTTTGCTAAAATCAAACCCTGGCCATTATACTCTACAGCGTATACTCCATGACAATATATATATCATTGCTCAATTTTGGGAGCAATGTGATTCTTAAGTTTGATTTGATGCTATGTTGTGTTGTGCAATGTGATTCTTAAGTTTGATTTGATGCTATCTTGTGTTGCACAAATGTGATTCTTAATTTCTGCAGTAGATAATGTGGTTCTTAAGTTTGATTTGATGTTATCTTGTGTTGCACAATGTGGTTCTTAATTTCTGCAGCAGATAATGTGGTTCTTAAGTTTGATGCTATCTTGTGTTTCACAATGTGGTTCTTAATTTCTGCAGTGGATAATGTGGTTCTTAAGTTTGATGCTATCTTGTGTTTCATCTTATGTGAATTTAGCACTGCAACTGAATCCTTGAATATATGCTGTATCCTGTTGTTCTCCATAAGTTTTGTTAATCCTGCAAGATCTTTGTTCTAGGCTAGAAACAGGCATAATTTGCTTACCGGGGGTCTGCAACTACTGTATGCTGCAGCCGGACTTATGGATGTTCATCTGTTTTTTGTAATGCTCCCTGTCGTCTATGATTCGCCCCTTGTACACTTTCCTTTGTTAACTTGTTCGTTGTTGCATTACTGCAGAATGGTCACGATTTGTAGCACGATCGCCGTCATGAACTGAAGATGTGCTTTGCTTATAAAAAAGATCCTGACACAATTTGAGTTTTGCAGTTTCAGTTGTTTTTGCCTGACAAGGTTTTACTTTGACATAACATATACTCCATATTTTGTTCGGAGGATACAGGTGTTGCTCATTGTATGATCTCTGAGGATATCCAGAATGATCTAACACAATCTGTAGCACAGTTGCACATACAAATTTGTGACACAATATGCAGTTATTATTTCTAAATCAGTCAGATGATTACATATTTTTGCTGGAGAGGTATTTTAAATTTGCTGGAACTTGGAAAATAGACCAGACTGACCATTGGGTGACCGGTACTCCTACTTTACATGCGCAGCTGCTAGTTCTCTGCTCTCACCGTTGGCATATAAATTCTTCTTCACCTCGGCTCGAAGACTTGTTGTTCGATTTGTTCATTGAATACGAAATGGTGCTTCAGTTGAGCTCTTGTGTAGCAATAGTTTAGCATTCAGCAGCTGTTTCTCCAGCTGACATGGATACACATGTGCCCGGAGGATCGGGCGGGCTGGGGGGGCCCTGTGATGGAAACCTCAGGAATCATGGAGGGATTGCAATTGGTTTAGAAGATTGGGCAGTAAATTCTTAGACTTGGGACCGCAGTTATGTGTGATGTTACAATTTTGATCCTACTGTAACTTAACTGTAAAAGACAAGTGGGATTGAAACTATCAGATCAAATGAAAAAACCCGAGCATGTGTATGTTACTGCAGAACTAATTTTGGGCTGTAAATTCTTATATGTTATAGTTCAGTTTTCTTCATGATTCTATTGCGTCTGGTTTTGTGGAGACTGCCCAAAATTGTGGTTGTTCTGAATTACTGTGTGCACAGC
The nucleotide sequence above comes from Triticum urartu cultivar G1812 unplaced genomic scaffold, Tu2.1 TuUngrouped_contig_5515, whole genome shotgun sequence. Encoded proteins:
- the LOC125529320 gene encoding uncharacterized protein LOC125529320, which gives rise to AGRLPGPARAQGESKNWYFFSLVKPRSAQDSRKCRIVGGGKGTWKQERGNGVVGAEGRAVGRLERFTYTPNPKEDKKPPEWLMTEFSVDQHDDGGQPRSVLCLCKIYQSPRFLKSSSKNSASARKRKSAADESPAVKRQLLFPAPPPPPIPLLPVLFPPPPPPAPNLSAEDDVWAHIGADPELNFSLEEFTAPWPCSMTAAAPSLLGSGHGSQCA